From the Candidatus Zixiibacteriota bacterium genome, the window GAATTTCGTGCGGCATGTAACCGGCTGGCAGTATCAGGTATGGATGTTCTCCAAGAGTCCCGGCGAGCTGGCGGGGAATCTTTGGGATTTCGCCCAGATTTTCTACGAGCAGTTCCCAGCATTGTTCTGGCTGCCGGTTGCTCTGGGAATAATCACTGCCTGGCGACGGCACCGACATCTGGCGATGCTCTTGAGTTGTTTTCTCGTGTTCAACTGTCTCTATGCCCTGAACTTTTCGATTCCCGACATCGACAACTATCTGCTGCCGTCGGTGGTAGCGCTGTTTGGTTTTGGGTGCCTGGGGGTGTGGTGGCTGATCGAGCGGCTGCGAGTGTCGGCAGGGATAGCGGCCGGAGCCGTGGCGGCCTTGGTGGTCTGGGGACTAATGCTAAACTGGCAGGAATACGATCAGTCACGAAATCACGCGCCGCTGGATGGTGTTCACAATCTCTATGCATCCGCGGAAACAGACGCGCTGATTTTCTGCGCCGACTGGGATATCGTCAGTCCCTGGCTGTACTCTCACTTTGCCTTAGGCGAGCGGTCGGACGTGATTCTGATCGACAACGAGTTAGCGCGGCGGTCGTGGTATTTCGACTGGATCCGGCATGTTGATGCGCGGCTGTACGAGCACGCCCAACCGGAAATTGAGGCGTTCCTGCCGCAGGTGCGCAAGTTCGAACGCAATGAGCCTTACGATCCACAGCAGATTGAGACGGCATACCAACGGATGTTGATGAAGTTTCTGCAATATCGCGCGCGGCCGCTGTATATCGATCAATCGGCGAACCTGTCGTTTCCACCACCGGGGGAGATTCTGGTCAGCGGGCAACTCTTGCGCATCGTTCGCGACGGTGAGGCTGCGGCAGAGCGAAAGATCGTGTTGCGGGAGCCACGTTTCGGCAAGCCAGGCGACGCGCTCAACGTGCGCGAAC encodes:
- a CDS encoding DUF2723 domain-containing protein, whose protein sequence is MTTSRSKFNRMIRNLTGVGIFVLTLFLYLLTRYPSVAYIDSGELAVVNGTLGIAHPTGYPLYTILGRLFALLPLELMTTQVMFGALCTAVTAAVLFFTFVRYFDRHEPAPISVLAMLTLLFASAPLIWGQGTTNEVYSLHLLFISLILALLLSPLDTRRRVMGPFVVALAFGNHMSTILLLPAIAVHLYSQRALIARTKRIIPLSLSAVVVGASLYLYLPVRAALDPIFNWGQPHTWENFVRHVTGWQYQVWMFSKSPGELAGNLWDFAQIFYEQFPALFWLPVALGIITAWRRHRHLAMLLSCFLVFNCLYALNFSIPDIDNYLLPSVVALFGFGCLGVWWLIERLRVSAGIAAGAVAALVVWGLMLNWQEYDQSRNHAPLDGVHNLYASAETDALIFCADWDIVSPWLYSHFALGERSDVILIDNELARRSWYFDWIRHVDARLYEHAQPEIEAFLPQVRKFERNEPYDPQQIETAYQRMLMKFLQYRARPLYIDQSANLSFPPPGEILVSGQLLRIVRDGEAAAERKIVLREPRFGKPGDALNVRERFNLEKYERMVRAASDVPDSNSAR